The following coding sequences lie in one Bacteroidota bacterium genomic window:
- a CDS encoding tetratricopeptide repeat protein: MKPYTYLKALFATAALALTLQVQAGSDRFSFEPQDNMPKYGKDSVNCVVNISLYREFYRQWRASNFESPVIKDIIGPWRWVFNNCPLASENTYVDGVRIMQYRIENAKTDAERSKLIDTLMMVYDQRIKYFPNHFRTGQPQKGAILGRKGIDLFTYDQERYEEAYNVLKQSIEHDGDNTDGTALIYYFRAVVKMARKGKVDTAFIVDTYDQVSEILDHNISRAVANNDDKWAENYRNFKNNIEASFEPFASCTDLVRVYGNKLAKSPNDVELLKKVTNLLDRRGCQGDPLYLDASVRLHRLQPSPESAFNIGRLLLRDEKFNQAIPYLEEATKSAEQDRAHSAFKLLAETYKAVKNYPRARQAALNALQINPADGAPYITIGDCYALSAKDCGDNDFTSRVGYWAAVDKYNQAKRVDPSQTETASKRIATYSVHFPSVNVIFFHGYEEGQSYTIDCWYREETTIRASR, translated from the coding sequence ATGAAACCCTACACTTACCTCAAGGCACTTTTTGCAACAGCAGCGTTGGCGCTTACACTTCAGGTGCAGGCAGGCAGCGACCGGTTCAGCTTTGAGCCTCAGGACAACATGCCCAAATACGGAAAAGACAGCGTCAACTGTGTGGTAAACATCTCGTTGTACCGCGAGTTTTACAGGCAGTGGAGAGCCAGCAATTTTGAATCGCCTGTGATCAAAGATATCATCGGGCCTTGGCGCTGGGTGTTTAACAACTGTCCGCTGGCCAGTGAAAACACTTATGTGGACGGGGTGCGTATCATGCAATATCGCATCGAAAATGCAAAAACCGATGCCGAGCGTAGCAAGCTGATCGACACGCTGATGATGGTTTATGACCAACGCATCAAATATTTCCCGAACCATTTCCGTACGGGCCAGCCTCAGAAAGGCGCCATTCTGGGACGCAAAGGGATTGACCTGTTCACTTACGACCAGGAACGATACGAAGAAGCCTACAACGTGCTGAAACAATCTATTGAGCACGACGGGGACAATACCGACGGAACTGCCCTCATCTACTACTTCAGGGCGGTAGTAAAAATGGCGCGCAAAGGCAAGGTTGACACCGCTTTTATTGTGGACACCTATGATCAGGTTTCGGAGATACTCGACCACAATATCAGCAGGGCTGTGGCCAACAACGACGACAAATGGGCTGAGAACTACCGCAATTTTAAAAACAACATCGAAGCATCGTTCGAACCTTTTGCAAGCTGCACCGACCTGGTGAGGGTATATGGCAACAAGCTGGCCAAAAGCCCCAACGACGTGGAATTGCTCAAGAAAGTTACTAACCTGCTCGACAGGCGTGGCTGCCAGGGCGATCCGCTTTATCTGGATGCCAGTGTGCGCCTTCACAGGCTGCAACCCAGCCCGGAATCGGCATTCAATATCGGCCGCCTTTTGCTTCGCGACGAAAAATTCAACCAGGCTATTCCCTACCTGGAAGAGGCCACCAAATCAGCCGAACAAGATCGTGCACATAGTGCCTTCAAGCTATTGGCCGAGACTTACAAAGCTGTGAAAAACTATCCCCGTGCACGTCAGGCAGCCTTGAATGCTTTGCAGATTAATCCGGCTGATGGCGCACCCTACATCACCATTGGCGACTGCTACGCGCTGTCGGCCAAAGATTGCGGTGACAACGATTTCACCAGCAGGGTAGGTTATTGGGCCGCGGTTGACAAGTACAACCAGGCAAAACGGGTTGATCCCTCGCAGACCGAAACTGCCAGCAAGCGCATAGCCACCTACAGTGTGCACTTTCCTTCGGTAAACGTGATATTCTTCCACGGCTACGAGGAAGGACAAAGCTACACCATCGACTGCTGGTACAGGGAAGAAACCACCATCAGGGCATCCAGATAA
- the lptC gene encoding LPS export ABC transporter periplasmic protein LptC translates to MDFRSLLTRILTLLSVAMWVSCENSLTVIREVTAEDTLSAVRARNIEYLRSDSGHVYMRLVAPLMLRFAGDEEKVEFPEGFEAFFYDSTGQQSSRIKANYGLNLEREQWMVARGDVEVENFQTSELMQTSQLIWNQRYKTIRTGAPIVITGADKKLYGDSLTANDDLSQRTIYNIRGTLELEDDDE, encoded by the coding sequence TTGGACTTCAGAAGTCTTCTCACCCGCATCCTCACGCTCCTGAGCGTGGCGATGTGGGTTTCGTGCGAAAATTCGCTTACCGTGATCCGCGAAGTCACGGCCGAAGACACCCTCTCGGCGGTGCGTGCCAGAAATATTGAATACCTGCGTAGCGATTCGGGACATGTGTACATGCGGCTGGTTGCTCCACTAATGCTCAGGTTTGCAGGCGATGAGGAAAAGGTGGAGTTTCCCGAAGGTTTCGAAGCATTCTTTTATGATTCCACCGGCCAGCAGTCATCGCGCATCAAGGCCAATTACGGACTAAACCTCGAACGCGAGCAATGGATGGTGGCCCGTGGCGATGTGGAGGTGGAAAACTTTCAGACAAGCGAGCTGATGCAAACCTCCCAACTAATCTGGAACCAACGCTACAAAACCATACGCACCGGAGCACCCATCGTGATAACCGGGGCCGACAAAAAGCTTTATGGCGACAGCCTCACGGCCAATGACGACCTTTCGCAACGCACCATTTACAATATCAGAGGCACACTCGAGCTTGAGGATGATGACGAATAG
- a CDS encoding HlyC/CorC family transporter, protein MSDIQIILLTLLFSAFFSGIEIAFVSANRLRLEIDLKRNLLPAGILNKFYKNPSRFIGAMLLGNNIALVVYGMAMANLLEPVLIRNFPDFMASNINLILTQTIVATLLILVFAEFLPKILFRINPNATLSFFAVPLWIFYHLLFPFIWIYTGISELILRVFTGLKIKHDTYKFSAVDLDNYLRDLAADEAQTNTELDPDLQILQNAIEFRHIRVRDCMIPRPEIEAISSDSSVDELLAKFTETKHSKILVYEESVDNITGYVHSYDMFTRPESIRQVMRNIEVVPETYPASRLLSRFIQNRQGIAVVVDEFGGTAGIVSMEDIIEEIFGEIDDEYDEEETIEEQLGSNSWIFSARLEIEYLNETYKLDIPESDEYETLAGFIISRHENIPAPGEKIQIDKFKITILKSTGNKLEEVRLEVEE, encoded by the coding sequence ATGAGTGATATTCAAATCATTCTGCTGACCTTGTTGTTTTCCGCTTTCTTCTCCGGAATCGAAATCGCTTTCGTCAGCGCAAACCGACTGAGGCTCGAAATCGACCTGAAGCGCAATCTCTTACCCGCAGGAATTCTCAATAAATTTTACAAAAATCCCTCGCGCTTCATCGGAGCCATGCTGCTCGGAAACAATATCGCCCTGGTGGTTTACGGTATGGCCATGGCCAACCTGCTCGAACCGGTGCTTATCAGAAACTTCCCGGATTTTATGGCCAGCAACATCAATCTTATTCTGACACAAACCATTGTGGCCACCTTACTTATACTCGTATTCGCAGAGTTTCTGCCTAAAATCCTCTTTCGCATCAATCCCAATGCTACCCTTTCGTTTTTTGCTGTTCCGCTCTGGATATTCTACCATCTGCTTTTCCCGTTTATCTGGATTTACACAGGAATTTCGGAATTGATCCTGCGGGTTTTCACCGGCCTGAAAATCAAGCACGATACCTACAAGTTCAGCGCTGTTGACCTGGATAATTACCTCAGAGACTTGGCCGCCGACGAGGCTCAAACCAATACAGAGCTGGACCCGGATCTGCAGATTCTTCAAAATGCTATTGAATTCCGACATATTCGCGTACGCGACTGCATGATACCCCGCCCGGAAATCGAAGCCATTTCAAGCGACAGCTCAGTGGATGAACTGCTGGCGAAGTTCACCGAGACCAAGCACTCAAAAATTCTGGTTTACGAAGAAAGCGTGGACAACATCACAGGATATGTACATTCGTACGATATGTTTACCCGGCCGGAGAGCATCCGTCAGGTGATGCGCAACATCGAAGTGGTGCCCGAGACCTATCCTGCAAGCCGGTTGCTGAGCCGTTTCATTCAAAACCGGCAGGGCATTGCTGTGGTGGTGGACGAATTCGGTGGTACAGCCGGCATAGTTTCGATGGAAGACATCATCGAGGAGATTTTTGGCGAAATTGACGACGAGTACGACGAAGAGGAAACCATTGAAGAACAGCTGGGATCCAACAGCTGGATTTTTTCGGCCCGGCTCGAAATTGAATACCTCAACGAAACATACAAGCTCGACATTCCGGAATCGGATGAGTATGAAACCCTGGCCGGATTCATCATCAGCCGACACGAAAACATCCCTGCTCCGGGTGAGAAAATACAGATAGACAAATTCAAAATCACCATCCTTAAATCCACGGGTAACAAACTCGAAGAAGTGCGGCTCGAAGTGGAAGAATAG
- a CDS encoding thioredoxin domain-containing protein: MSQAHRKPNRLINETSPYLLQHAYNPVDWYPWNEDTLRLAVEQNRMILVSIGYSACHWCHVMEKESFEDEEVAKLMNAHFICIKVDREERPDVDHMFMEAVQLITGHGGWPLNCFAMPDGRPVWGGTYFRKAQWLNVVEHFARLWQNQDNALWQQADNVHQGLNERMKVALRQDEYDATAVLKAMARRLFGQADTIYGGQKGAPKFPMPDLLLFEWLLASQLDEPRFGRHVLFTLDRMHRGGIFDQLEGGFARYSTDEGWHVPHFEKMLYDNAQLIRLYAEVYRSTRDTELESALRRTIQWCMDALYRPGEMFCAALDADSEGEEGRYYVWSKAEFDELPGDIAPILSDWFGIGGPAAWEHGKNVLVRPYTTEEFCRKHQLEPSKWSRMLSDATEILCRIRRSRQAPQLDDKQILSWNALMIMGLCNASLALGIETYLQTARDVARFIRLRLRTPEGALLRTYKNGNAHIAAFLDDYAFYIQALITLYQITFDEEYLLEAYQLTHFTLSNFYHEGEACFSYNQHGSSDLAVRPREMYDNVMPSSNAAMCMAISMLSVYFEDDRLSGIASALLQNQVALMMQYPAGFSHWGQALYMHEKKDISVLRGNDAIRFAKSLFANRPMWHLVAAATGQSAIPAVNSKTLQPGTWLWKCDYRGCAIPEKLSG, from the coding sequence ATGAGCCAGGCTCACCGCAAACCAAACCGGCTGATCAACGAAACCAGCCCCTACCTGTTGCAACATGCTTACAACCCTGTGGACTGGTACCCATGGAATGAGGATACCCTGAGGTTGGCGGTTGAACAAAACCGCATGATCCTGGTCAGCATAGGCTACTCGGCCTGTCACTGGTGCCATGTAATGGAAAAAGAATCGTTTGAAGACGAGGAAGTTGCAAAGCTCATGAATGCTCACTTCATATGCATCAAGGTGGACCGCGAAGAGCGTCCTGATGTGGATCATATGTTTATGGAGGCGGTGCAACTGATCACAGGGCACGGGGGCTGGCCTTTGAATTGCTTTGCCATGCCCGACGGAAGGCCGGTATGGGGCGGTACTTATTTCCGCAAAGCACAGTGGTTGAATGTGGTGGAACATTTTGCCAGGCTTTGGCAAAATCAGGACAATGCCCTTTGGCAGCAGGCCGACAATGTGCATCAGGGTTTGAACGAGCGCATGAAGGTGGCTCTGAGGCAAGATGAATACGATGCCACAGCTGTGCTCAAAGCCATGGCCCGCAGGTTGTTTGGTCAGGCCGATACAATTTATGGCGGCCAGAAAGGAGCTCCAAAGTTTCCGATGCCAGACCTGCTGCTGTTTGAGTGGTTGCTCGCCTCGCAGCTCGACGAACCCAGGTTCGGACGGCATGTGTTGTTCACCCTCGACCGGATGCATCGCGGCGGTATTTTTGATCAGCTCGAGGGAGGATTTGCGCGTTATTCCACCGACGAAGGCTGGCATGTGCCGCATTTCGAAAAGATGCTTTACGACAATGCCCAGCTCATCAGACTATATGCAGAAGTGTACCGCAGCACCCGGGATACTGAGCTGGAGTCGGCGCTGCGCCGAACAATACAATGGTGCATGGATGCGCTTTACAGACCGGGCGAGATGTTTTGTGCTGCGCTCGATGCAGACAGCGAGGGTGAGGAAGGCCGATATTACGTGTGGTCGAAGGCTGAATTCGACGAACTTCCCGGCGATATTGCTCCGATTTTGTCGGATTGGTTCGGCATAGGTGGACCTGCAGCCTGGGAGCACGGAAAAAATGTGCTTGTCAGGCCTTATACCACCGAAGAGTTTTGTCGTAAACATCAGCTTGAGCCTTCCAAATGGTCCAGAATGCTATCCGATGCGACCGAAATCCTCTGCCGGATACGACGTTCACGACAGGCGCCTCAGCTCGACGATAAGCAGATTTTATCGTGGAATGCGCTGATGATCATGGGTTTGTGCAATGCCAGCCTTGCTCTTGGTATTGAAACATACCTCCAGACAGCCCGGGATGTGGCCCGTTTTATCCGGCTCAGGCTCCGCACACCTGAGGGAGCCCTGCTGCGGACCTACAAAAACGGCAATGCGCATATCGCCGCCTTTCTCGATGACTATGCCTTTTACATCCAGGCGCTCATCACCCTTTATCAGATTACCTTCGATGAGGAGTATCTGCTTGAGGCTTACCAGCTTACCCATTTTACCCTAAGCAATTTTTATCACGAAGGCGAGGCCTGTTTCAGTTACAACCAGCACGGAAGCAGCGATCTTGCGGTAAGACCGCGTGAAATGTACGACAACGTTATGCCTTCTTCAAATGCAGCTATGTGTATGGCTATAAGCATGTTGAGTGTTTATTTCGAAGACGATCGGCTATCGGGGATTGCTTCGGCCTTGTTGCAAAATCAGGTAGCCCTCATGATGCAGTATCCTGCCGGATTCAGCCACTGGGGTCAGGCGCTGTATATGCATGAAAAAAAGGATATCAGTGTGTTGAGGGGAAACGATGCAATTCGCTTTGCAAAATCGCTGTTCGCAAACCGGCCGATGTGGCATCTGGTAGCTGCTGCAACCGGTCAGTCGGCCATTCCGGCTGTAAATTCAAAAACCTTGCAACCCGGCACCTGGTTGTGGAAATGCGACTATCGTGGTTGCGCAATCCCCGAAAAGCTGTCCGGCTAA